In a genomic window of Sarcophilus harrisii chromosome 4, mSarHar1.11, whole genome shotgun sequence:
- the TRIM46 gene encoding tripartite motif-containing protein 46 isoform X1, translated as MAARRGNKTSMKNMERELLCPVCQEMYKQPLVLPCAHNVCQACAREVLGQQGYGTHTGDPSSEPTSPASTPSTRSPRLGRRTLPKADRLDRLLKSGFGTYPGRKRGALHPQIVMFPCPACQGDVELGERGLNGLFRNLTLERVVERYRQSVSVGGAILCQLCKPPPLEATKGCTECRATFCNECFKLYHPWGTQKAQHEPTLPTLTFRPKGLMCPDHKEEVSHYCKTCQRLVCQLCRVRRTHSGHKITPVLSAYQALKEKLTKSLTYILGNQDTVQTQICELEETVRHTEVSGQQAKEEVAQLVRGLGAVLEEKRATLLQAIDECQQERLARLGAQLQEHRSLLDGSGLVGYAQEVLKETDQPCFVQAAKQLHHRIARATEALQNFHPATSSSFRHCQLDVGREMKLLTELSFLRVPEAPVIDTQRTFAYDQIFLCWRLPPHSPPAWHYTVEFRRTDVPNPSGPARWQRREEVRGTSALLENPDPGSVYVLRVRGCNKAGYGEYSEDVHLHTPPAPVLHFFLDGRWGSSRERLAISKDQRAVRSIPGVPLLLAAERLLTGCHLSVDIVLGDVAVTQGRSYWACAVDPASYLVKVGVGLESKLQENFQGAPDVVSPRYDPDSGHDSGAEDATVEASPPFAFLTIGMGKILLGAGGSGGAGLTGRDGPGAGCTVPLPPRLGICLDYERGRVSFLDAVSFRGLLECPLDCSGPVCPAFCFIGGGAVQLQEPVGIKPERKVTIGGFSKLD; from the exons ACAAGCATGAAGAACATGGAGAGGGAATTGCTGTGCCCTGTCTGCCAAGAGATGTACAAGCAGCCACTGGTGCTGCCCTGTGCCCACAATGTATGCCAGGCCTGTGCCAGGGAAGTTCTGGGACAGCAGGGTTATGGGACCCACACTGGGGATCCCAGCTCTGAGCCCACCTCACCTGCCTCCACCCCTTCCACACGAAGTCCCCGCCTTGGCCGTAGGACTCTGCCCAAAGCAGACCGCCTGGACAGGCTGCTCAAGTCAG GTTTTGGAACATACCCTGGCCGGAAACGGGGAGCCTTGCACCCCCAGATTGTGATGTTCCCATGCCCAGCATGCCAGGGTGATGTGGAGCTGGGCGAGCGGGGCCTGAATGGCCTCTTCCGTAACTTGACTCTAGAGCGGGTTGTGGAGCGGTACCGTCAGAGTGTGAGTGTGGGTGGTGCCATCTTGTGCCAGCTTTGTAAACCCCCACCTCTGGAGGCCACCAAGGGCTGTACCGAGTGCCGTGCCACCTTCTGCAACGAGTGCTTCAAGCTCTACCACCCCTGGGGCACTCAGAAGGCCCAGCATGAACCTACCTTGCCCACCCTCACTTTTCGCCCGAAG GGTCTGATGTGTCCAGACCACAAAGAAGAAGTCTCTCACTACTGCAAGACATGCCAGCGGCTAGTGTGCCAGCTCTGCCGGGTTCGGCGAACCCACAGCGGGCACAAGATTACACCCGTGCTCAGTGCCTATCAGGCTCTGAAG GAGAAACTGACAAAGAGCCTGACATATATTTTGGGAAATCAGGACACTGTACAAACCCAGATCTGTGAGCTGGAGGAGACAGTGAGGCACACAGAG GTGAGTGGTCAGCAAGCAAAGGAGGAAGTGGCTCAGCTGGTGCGGGGGCTGGGTGCAGTGCTGGAAGAGAAGCGGGCAACTCTGCTGCAGGCCATTGATGAATGCCAGCAGGAACGGCTAGCCCGGCTCGGGGCCCAGCTCCAGGAGCACCGGAGCCTGCTGGATGGCTCGGGACTAGTAGGCTATGCTCAGGAGGTCCTCAAAGAGACTGACCAGCCTTGTTTTGTACAGGCTGCCAAGCAACTACACCACAG GATCGCCCGGGCAACAGAGGCTCTTCAGAATTTCCATCCGGCTACCAGCTCCTCCTTTCGCCATTGTCAGCTGGATGTGGGGCGTGAAATGAAGCTGTTGACTGAGCTCAGCTTCTTAAGAG TACCTGAGGCTCCTGTCATCGATACCCAGCGCACCTTTGCCTATGACCAGATTTTCCTCTGCTGGCGGCTGCCCCCACACTCCCCTCCTGCTTGGCACTACACTGTGGAGTTCCGGCGCACAGATGTCCCTAATCCCTCAGGCCCTGCCCGCTGGCAGCGGCGAGAAGAGGTGAGAGGGACCAGTGCTCTGCTGGAGAACCCAGACCCAGGCTCGGTCTACGTGCTTCGGGTCAGAGGCTGCAATAAGGCAGGGTATGGAGAGTACAGTGAGGATGTCCACTTGCACACCCCTCCTGCACCGG TTCTGCACTTCTTCCTGGACGGGCGCTGGGGTTCTAGCAGAGAGCGGCTGGCCATCAGCAAGGACCAACGGGCAGTTCGCAGCATACCGGGAGTTCCTCTGCTCCTGGCAGCCGAGCGACTGCTGACAGGCTGCCATCTGAGCGTGGACATCGTGCTGGGGGACGTGGCTGTGACCCAGGGCCGCAGCTACTGGGCCTGTGCGGTGGATCCAGCCTCCTACCTGGTCAAAGTGGGTGTTGGGCTAGAAAGCAAACTGCAGGAGAATTTCCAGGGAGCCCCAGACGTGGTCAGCCCCAG GTACGACCCAGACAGTGGCCATGACAGCGGCGCAGAAGACGCTACCGTGGAAGCGTCTCCCCCTTTCGCCTTCCTGACCATCGGCATGGGCAAGATCCTTCTGGGAGCCGGCGGCAGTGGCGGAGCGGGGCTGACGGGACGAGACGGGCCTGGGGCTGGCTGCACCGTCCCTCTGCCCCCCCGCCTGGGCATCTGCCTGGACTATGAGCGGGGTCGGGTCTCCTTCCTCGATGCTGTGTCTTTCCGCGGGCTACTCGAGTGCCCGCTGGACTGCTCGGGGCCTGTATGTCCAGCCTTCTGCTTTATTGGGGGTGGTGCAGTCCAGCTGCAAGAGCCAGTGGGTATCAAGCCTGAGAGAAAAGTCACAATCGGGGGCTTCTCCAAGCTGGATTGA
- the TRIM46 gene encoding tripartite motif-containing protein 46 isoform X3, giving the protein MAEGEDLQTFTSIMDALVRISTSMKNMERELLCPVCQEMYKQPLVLPCAHNVCQACAREVLGQQGYGTHTGDPSSEPTSPASTPSTRSPRLGRRTLPKADRLDRLLKSGFGTYPGRKRGALHPQIVMFPCPACQGDVELGERGLNGLFRNLTLERVVERYRQSVSVGGAILCQLCKPPPLEATKGCTECRATFCNECFKLYHPWGTQKAQHEPTLPTLTFRPKGLMCPDHKEEVSHYCKTCQRLVCQLCRVRRTHSGHKITPVLSAYQALKEKLTKSLTYILGNQDTVQTQICELEETVRHTEVSGQQAKEEVAQLVRGLGAVLEEKRATLLQAIDECQQERLARLGAQLQEHRSLLDGSGLVGYAQEVLKETDQPCFVQAAKQLHHRIARATEALQNFHPATSSSFRHCQLDVGREMKLLTELSFLRVPEAPVIDTQRTFAYDQIFLCWRLPPHSPPAWHYTVEFRRTDVPNPSGPARWQRREEVRGTSALLENPDPGSVYVLRVRGCNKAGYGEYSEDVHLHTPPAPVLHFFLDGRWGSSRERLAISKDQRAVRSIPGVPLLLAAERLLTGCHLSVDIVLGDVAVTQGRSYWACAVDPASYLVKVGVGLESKLQENFQGAPDVVSPRYDPDSGHDSGAEDATVEASPPFAFLTIGMGKILLGAGGSGGAGLTGRDGPGAGCTVPLPPRLGICLDYERGRVSFLDAVSFRGLLECPLDCSGPVCPAFCFIGGGAVQLQEPVGIKPERKVTIGGFSKLD; this is encoded by the exons ACAAGCATGAAGAACATGGAGAGGGAATTGCTGTGCCCTGTCTGCCAAGAGATGTACAAGCAGCCACTGGTGCTGCCCTGTGCCCACAATGTATGCCAGGCCTGTGCCAGGGAAGTTCTGGGACAGCAGGGTTATGGGACCCACACTGGGGATCCCAGCTCTGAGCCCACCTCACCTGCCTCCACCCCTTCCACACGAAGTCCCCGCCTTGGCCGTAGGACTCTGCCCAAAGCAGACCGCCTGGACAGGCTGCTCAAGTCAG GTTTTGGAACATACCCTGGCCGGAAACGGGGAGCCTTGCACCCCCAGATTGTGATGTTCCCATGCCCAGCATGCCAGGGTGATGTGGAGCTGGGCGAGCGGGGCCTGAATGGCCTCTTCCGTAACTTGACTCTAGAGCGGGTTGTGGAGCGGTACCGTCAGAGTGTGAGTGTGGGTGGTGCCATCTTGTGCCAGCTTTGTAAACCCCCACCTCTGGAGGCCACCAAGGGCTGTACCGAGTGCCGTGCCACCTTCTGCAACGAGTGCTTCAAGCTCTACCACCCCTGGGGCACTCAGAAGGCCCAGCATGAACCTACCTTGCCCACCCTCACTTTTCGCCCGAAG GGTCTGATGTGTCCAGACCACAAAGAAGAAGTCTCTCACTACTGCAAGACATGCCAGCGGCTAGTGTGCCAGCTCTGCCGGGTTCGGCGAACCCACAGCGGGCACAAGATTACACCCGTGCTCAGTGCCTATCAGGCTCTGAAG GAGAAACTGACAAAGAGCCTGACATATATTTTGGGAAATCAGGACACTGTACAAACCCAGATCTGTGAGCTGGAGGAGACAGTGAGGCACACAGAG GTGAGTGGTCAGCAAGCAAAGGAGGAAGTGGCTCAGCTGGTGCGGGGGCTGGGTGCAGTGCTGGAAGAGAAGCGGGCAACTCTGCTGCAGGCCATTGATGAATGCCAGCAGGAACGGCTAGCCCGGCTCGGGGCCCAGCTCCAGGAGCACCGGAGCCTGCTGGATGGCTCGGGACTAGTAGGCTATGCTCAGGAGGTCCTCAAAGAGACTGACCAGCCTTGTTTTGTACAGGCTGCCAAGCAACTACACCACAG GATCGCCCGGGCAACAGAGGCTCTTCAGAATTTCCATCCGGCTACCAGCTCCTCCTTTCGCCATTGTCAGCTGGATGTGGGGCGTGAAATGAAGCTGTTGACTGAGCTCAGCTTCTTAAGAG TACCTGAGGCTCCTGTCATCGATACCCAGCGCACCTTTGCCTATGACCAGATTTTCCTCTGCTGGCGGCTGCCCCCACACTCCCCTCCTGCTTGGCACTACACTGTGGAGTTCCGGCGCACAGATGTCCCTAATCCCTCAGGCCCTGCCCGCTGGCAGCGGCGAGAAGAGGTGAGAGGGACCAGTGCTCTGCTGGAGAACCCAGACCCAGGCTCGGTCTACGTGCTTCGGGTCAGAGGCTGCAATAAGGCAGGGTATGGAGAGTACAGTGAGGATGTCCACTTGCACACCCCTCCTGCACCGG TTCTGCACTTCTTCCTGGACGGGCGCTGGGGTTCTAGCAGAGAGCGGCTGGCCATCAGCAAGGACCAACGGGCAGTTCGCAGCATACCGGGAGTTCCTCTGCTCCTGGCAGCCGAGCGACTGCTGACAGGCTGCCATCTGAGCGTGGACATCGTGCTGGGGGACGTGGCTGTGACCCAGGGCCGCAGCTACTGGGCCTGTGCGGTGGATCCAGCCTCCTACCTGGTCAAAGTGGGTGTTGGGCTAGAAAGCAAACTGCAGGAGAATTTCCAGGGAGCCCCAGACGTGGTCAGCCCCAG GTACGACCCAGACAGTGGCCATGACAGCGGCGCAGAAGACGCTACCGTGGAAGCGTCTCCCCCTTTCGCCTTCCTGACCATCGGCATGGGCAAGATCCTTCTGGGAGCCGGCGGCAGTGGCGGAGCGGGGCTGACGGGACGAGACGGGCCTGGGGCTGGCTGCACCGTCCCTCTGCCCCCCCGCCTGGGCATCTGCCTGGACTATGAGCGGGGTCGGGTCTCCTTCCTCGATGCTGTGTCTTTCCGCGGGCTACTCGAGTGCCCGCTGGACTGCTCGGGGCCTGTATGTCCAGCCTTCTGCTTTATTGGGGGTGGTGCAGTCCAGCTGCAAGAGCCAGTGGGTATCAAGCCTGAGAGAAAAGTCACAATCGGGGGCTTCTCCAAGCTGGATTGA
- the TRIM46 gene encoding tripartite motif-containing protein 46 isoform X2, with translation MATVGGESYRGAIEASRRIGSETSMKNMERELLCPVCQEMYKQPLVLPCAHNVCQACAREVLGQQGYGTHTGDPSSEPTSPASTPSTRSPRLGRRTLPKADRLDRLLKSGFGTYPGRKRGALHPQIVMFPCPACQGDVELGERGLNGLFRNLTLERVVERYRQSVSVGGAILCQLCKPPPLEATKGCTECRATFCNECFKLYHPWGTQKAQHEPTLPTLTFRPKGLMCPDHKEEVSHYCKTCQRLVCQLCRVRRTHSGHKITPVLSAYQALKEKLTKSLTYILGNQDTVQTQICELEETVRHTEVSGQQAKEEVAQLVRGLGAVLEEKRATLLQAIDECQQERLARLGAQLQEHRSLLDGSGLVGYAQEVLKETDQPCFVQAAKQLHHRIARATEALQNFHPATSSSFRHCQLDVGREMKLLTELSFLRVPEAPVIDTQRTFAYDQIFLCWRLPPHSPPAWHYTVEFRRTDVPNPSGPARWQRREEVRGTSALLENPDPGSVYVLRVRGCNKAGYGEYSEDVHLHTPPAPVLHFFLDGRWGSSRERLAISKDQRAVRSIPGVPLLLAAERLLTGCHLSVDIVLGDVAVTQGRSYWACAVDPASYLVKVGVGLESKLQENFQGAPDVVSPRYDPDSGHDSGAEDATVEASPPFAFLTIGMGKILLGAGGSGGAGLTGRDGPGAGCTVPLPPRLGICLDYERGRVSFLDAVSFRGLLECPLDCSGPVCPAFCFIGGGAVQLQEPVGIKPERKVTIGGFSKLD, from the exons ATGGCGACGGTGGGAGGTGAATCGTACCGAGGGGCGATCGAAGCTAGCAGACGGATTGGTTCGGAG ACAAGCATGAAGAACATGGAGAGGGAATTGCTGTGCCCTGTCTGCCAAGAGATGTACAAGCAGCCACTGGTGCTGCCCTGTGCCCACAATGTATGCCAGGCCTGTGCCAGGGAAGTTCTGGGACAGCAGGGTTATGGGACCCACACTGGGGATCCCAGCTCTGAGCCCACCTCACCTGCCTCCACCCCTTCCACACGAAGTCCCCGCCTTGGCCGTAGGACTCTGCCCAAAGCAGACCGCCTGGACAGGCTGCTCAAGTCAG GTTTTGGAACATACCCTGGCCGGAAACGGGGAGCCTTGCACCCCCAGATTGTGATGTTCCCATGCCCAGCATGCCAGGGTGATGTGGAGCTGGGCGAGCGGGGCCTGAATGGCCTCTTCCGTAACTTGACTCTAGAGCGGGTTGTGGAGCGGTACCGTCAGAGTGTGAGTGTGGGTGGTGCCATCTTGTGCCAGCTTTGTAAACCCCCACCTCTGGAGGCCACCAAGGGCTGTACCGAGTGCCGTGCCACCTTCTGCAACGAGTGCTTCAAGCTCTACCACCCCTGGGGCACTCAGAAGGCCCAGCATGAACCTACCTTGCCCACCCTCACTTTTCGCCCGAAG GGTCTGATGTGTCCAGACCACAAAGAAGAAGTCTCTCACTACTGCAAGACATGCCAGCGGCTAGTGTGCCAGCTCTGCCGGGTTCGGCGAACCCACAGCGGGCACAAGATTACACCCGTGCTCAGTGCCTATCAGGCTCTGAAG GAGAAACTGACAAAGAGCCTGACATATATTTTGGGAAATCAGGACACTGTACAAACCCAGATCTGTGAGCTGGAGGAGACAGTGAGGCACACAGAG GTGAGTGGTCAGCAAGCAAAGGAGGAAGTGGCTCAGCTGGTGCGGGGGCTGGGTGCAGTGCTGGAAGAGAAGCGGGCAACTCTGCTGCAGGCCATTGATGAATGCCAGCAGGAACGGCTAGCCCGGCTCGGGGCCCAGCTCCAGGAGCACCGGAGCCTGCTGGATGGCTCGGGACTAGTAGGCTATGCTCAGGAGGTCCTCAAAGAGACTGACCAGCCTTGTTTTGTACAGGCTGCCAAGCAACTACACCACAG GATCGCCCGGGCAACAGAGGCTCTTCAGAATTTCCATCCGGCTACCAGCTCCTCCTTTCGCCATTGTCAGCTGGATGTGGGGCGTGAAATGAAGCTGTTGACTGAGCTCAGCTTCTTAAGAG TACCTGAGGCTCCTGTCATCGATACCCAGCGCACCTTTGCCTATGACCAGATTTTCCTCTGCTGGCGGCTGCCCCCACACTCCCCTCCTGCTTGGCACTACACTGTGGAGTTCCGGCGCACAGATGTCCCTAATCCCTCAGGCCCTGCCCGCTGGCAGCGGCGAGAAGAGGTGAGAGGGACCAGTGCTCTGCTGGAGAACCCAGACCCAGGCTCGGTCTACGTGCTTCGGGTCAGAGGCTGCAATAAGGCAGGGTATGGAGAGTACAGTGAGGATGTCCACTTGCACACCCCTCCTGCACCGG TTCTGCACTTCTTCCTGGACGGGCGCTGGGGTTCTAGCAGAGAGCGGCTGGCCATCAGCAAGGACCAACGGGCAGTTCGCAGCATACCGGGAGTTCCTCTGCTCCTGGCAGCCGAGCGACTGCTGACAGGCTGCCATCTGAGCGTGGACATCGTGCTGGGGGACGTGGCTGTGACCCAGGGCCGCAGCTACTGGGCCTGTGCGGTGGATCCAGCCTCCTACCTGGTCAAAGTGGGTGTTGGGCTAGAAAGCAAACTGCAGGAGAATTTCCAGGGAGCCCCAGACGTGGTCAGCCCCAG GTACGACCCAGACAGTGGCCATGACAGCGGCGCAGAAGACGCTACCGTGGAAGCGTCTCCCCCTTTCGCCTTCCTGACCATCGGCATGGGCAAGATCCTTCTGGGAGCCGGCGGCAGTGGCGGAGCGGGGCTGACGGGACGAGACGGGCCTGGGGCTGGCTGCACCGTCCCTCTGCCCCCCCGCCTGGGCATCTGCCTGGACTATGAGCGGGGTCGGGTCTCCTTCCTCGATGCTGTGTCTTTCCGCGGGCTACTCGAGTGCCCGCTGGACTGCTCGGGGCCTGTATGTCCAGCCTTCTGCTTTATTGGGGGTGGTGCAGTCCAGCTGCAAGAGCCAGTGGGTATCAAGCCTGAGAGAAAAGTCACAATCGGGGGCTTCTCCAAGCTGGATTGA